GAGAGGATACGGAGCCCCAGACGGAAAGCACGACCGCTCTTTTATGCAAGTGTCAGACAGCTCAGCAAGAGCCTCGCCCCTTGCTCGCGCTAATAGCGAGGGCAGTCGATcatgcggcggcgccggcacctcgAGGGGGATGAGGCTCTAGACTCCTCACCACGTTGTCCGGGAAGGCATCCCTCATGCACGCACTAACGCGGACGCTAAACTCGCGGTACGTTTGCCGCCTCTTGCATCGTCGCCCGTCCCGAgaagcagagaaagagagagagcgagagctgCTCTGAACGAAAGGCGTATTGGGTGGATGCACAGGGCAGCACAGAAGCGGTGAAGGACGCCACGTATGGAAGTGCGAACATCAAAATATATAAAGGAGGAAGTCAGAAACGGTGAGAAGAGTAACACACGCAGCACAAGGCAGGCTGCTGCCTGCTCGCAGACAGCTGGGCGCCCAGGAACGGTTGAAGGCGTGTCGAGTTGGACAAAGAGAGTGGGGCCGTGGCCCTGCCACGCGTAGGAGAGAGTCTGCGGTGCGGGCAAGCTTTCCTTGTGAGGATTtcaacacgcacgccgctCCGCTGGTGGCAGCAGACACCTCAGCGCGTGTGAAATCGCAGGGCCTCGATCCCCAAAATGTAGGGAGGAGTCAGAGCTATCGGCCGCAGTTGATGTCCGCAGTCAGGGCCTCGATATGGGGCTGCATCGGAGCCACCCGCGGCAGCGAAAacgcttgcgccatccataGGATTCGGCAGCGTGTCCGCGCGACCCGAACGTATGTGCTACCCCCGGCGCTCACACCGCCAACTGGTGTGGGAAGCCTCAGCCGccccagagagagagatgcaccATCGGTATCGGCCAGGATGCTGGGAGGAGCGGCTCTGGGGCAacgtgcgcggcggccgcggtgggTAGAGTTCGAGGCCGAGGCAGCGCTCAGATGGCCGAGTCGGTGCATTGCTGTCGCCCGCGCCTaccgctgctccgctgccACGAGATGGGCCGGGGGTAGGGTAGGCTTTCATTCAGGTTGGGTGGCAGAGAGTGGGCGAGTTGAGCAAAAGAAACACGCAAATATATCGCGTTTGAATGGAGTGGGGGTGGtcgagaaaaagaaaaaaacgacTGGGAAGAGACATACGACTGACGACGAAAGTGTGTTGGTGTAGACGGTTACTTGTCTGTGCAACACAAGCCGATAACCGTGCATCGCCTCCGCTCGCACCAAGGCCTCGACGCGAGTCTGGCACGCCCGGCGGTGGTAGGAAGAGGAGCGCTGCAAAGTGGCCGGTGCACCGGGCGCCATCGCAACGCCGCTGTCaaacaaacagaaaaaaaagtgcTCATATGTTCAGAGTACATATACTCCGAGAACAAGGAGTCGCTATGGTATTTGGCTGTGCGGTCCATCACGCCGATGCCGCAAGACCGATTATTGAAGAGgtggaaaaaaaaatgggAGGGATGAGAGGGAAGGCAAGGCAGAGTAGTCCGGTTGGCAGGTGagcggggagggagaggtgaaAAGACAGGAACACGGCCCCACGCAGGCGCACGAGATCGACTCGATGTGGAGGCGCCTTTCCGCGCTACTCAGAAAGCTGCTCCAACTGGAAAAGGAAAGGACAATGGTCGCTCTACCCGCACACCTTGCCATTCTCGTCATCGACTACCAAAGATGCAACAAcgaaaacacaaaaacaGCACGGGCAGCAGCTGTATCCACAGCATCGACTCGCAGTGACGCAACGCGGAGCATATCACGAGAGAGCGGCTCGCACGAGATTACCTCGACGCGGCCAGCACTCGTTCccggcgcacacacagacacacacggCTTCGTCATCACTGCGGCTTTATGCGCCGTAACTCTGTTGCGGCGGCGACCAtgttctgcagcgccgcgcgacACTCGTCCCAGGTCCGCGTCTTGAGGCCGCAATCGGGGTTCACCCACAGCTGTCGGACAGGGAGGTGCTGCGTTGCCTTGAGCAGCAAGTCGACAATGGACTGGGTGGTGGGGATGTTGGGGCTGTGGATGTCGTACACACCCGGGCCGACGGCGTTGGGGTAGGTGAAGTCCGCAAACGACGTTAGCGGCTCCATGTCCGAGCGAGACGCCTCAATCGAGATCACGTCGGCATCCATGGACGCGATGGTCTTGATGACGTCGTTCACCTCCGCATagcacatgtgcgtgtggatCTGTGTTTGCGGCGCGACACCCGACGTGCTCACGCGGAAGGAGCGCGACGCCCAGTCCAGGTACGCCTCCCACTtgctccgctgcagcggcagcccctCGCGCAGCCCCGGCTCGTCCACCTGGATCACCTTGATGCCGGCGCGCTCGAGGTCGCACACCTCGTCGCGGATGGCgagcgccagctgctccgtcACGCTCTGTCGCGGCAAGTCTTCGCGGACGAAGGACCAGCAGAGAATCGTGACCGGGCCAGTGAGCATACCCTTCACGGGCCGCTGCGTCAGGGATTGCGCGTAGGCAGCCCACGAGACCGTCATCGGATGTGGGCGCGAGATATCGCCGACGATGATCGGCGGCTTCACGCAGCGCGAGCCGTAGCTTTGCACCCAGCCATTCTGCGTGAAGGCGAATCCCTCGAGCTGTTCGCCAAAGTACTCCACCATGTCGttgcgctccgcctcgccaTGGACGAGGACGTCGAGGCCGAtgtcctcctgctgctggacggcgtaCGCGATGTGCTCCTTCAGCTGGGACTCGTACGTTTCCTTGTCGACGCGCCCCTTCTTGTAcgccaggcgctgcgcgcgcacctcgcTGGTCTGCGGGAAGGAGCCGATCGTTGTGGTCGGCCACAGGGGCAGCTTCAGCGTCTCCTGCTGTACGACCCAGCGCTGCGGGAAGGGGTCGAGGCGAcaggcgtcggcggcggtcaGGCCCGCCACGCGGTCACGCACCTCCTTGCGCACCACGCGCTCCGTTTGCTGACGAGCCCGGAGAGGTGCGGTGTacgcggcgacgacagccTCACTCTCGGTGACGACGGCGTCCGCCAGCAGCCTCAGCTCACCGCACTTCTGCACCGCAAACGCAAGCCACTCCTTCACCTCCGGTTCGAGTTCCGTCTCGCATTCCAGGTTGATGGGGGAGTGCAGGAGCGAGCATGACGTGCCGATCCACAAGGCACGCCCCGGGGACCGCCTCCGCAGAGACGCAAGGAGGTGGTAGGCGTCCAGCAGGTCCGAGCGCCACACATTTCGCCCGTTCACCACGCCGGCAGAGAGGACCCAGTCCcccggcagcgcgcgctccaCGTCGACGGCCGACTGCGTCTGCGAGCTGAGGTCAATGTGGAGCCCATTCACTGGCAGGGAAGCGATGAGCGGGAGATGGTGCGACACGCTCTCGAAGTAGgtcgtcagcagcagctttACATCAGCGCCGATCGCCGCGCGCAGGCCGCGATACGTCTCCTGGTAGGCACTCCTCCACCTGGAGTCGAGCTCAAGCACAAGCGCCGGCTCGTCGATCTGCACCCACGTCACGCCCAAGGCCGCCACACGCTTGAGAATCTCCGCGTACACCGGCACGAGCCTCGGAAGTAGGGATGCGCGATCGAAGGGCTCATCGCCCTTCACCTTGCCCAGGTACACGTACGTCACGgggcccagcagcaccgccttcaGCCGCTCAGCGTCGAAGAGCTCCTTCGCCTCTTCTAACTCCTCGAAGAGCTGCGGCCAAGCGACGCTGAacgtcgccgacgcgctcGTGAACTCTGGCACAATGTAGTGGTAGTTGGTGTTGAACCACTTCGTCAtctcagccgccgccgcgggcgcACCGGTCGGCGCGCGGCCCCGCGCGACGCGGAAGAGCGTGTCAAGgtcgacagcggcgtctgAAGCAGCGCGGTGACGCGGAGGCACGTTGCCGAGCATCAGGCTGGTTGTCAGCACATGGTCGTACCACGCAAAGTCACCGACGGGGAGAAGGGCCACGCCCCGGTGGTTCTGCTCCTGCAGGTGCCGCTTGCGCAGATCGCTGCCgacctgccgcagcgcagcctccGTCAAGTCGCCGCGCCAGTAGGACTCGAGCGCCTTCTTGAGCTCCCGCTGCATTCCCACGCGCGGAAATCCGAGCGTATGCGTCGTTACGAGAGAAGGCATTTCGCTAAGCGATGGAAAAGAGTGTGGACGGAGGAGATGGTGATGGCAGTCTGTGGGTAGTGCcagagggaagggagagaggagaacgTGGAGTAGAAGCGAGGAAAAAGTGCTGTCTAGGGCACCTCACTCAGAGCGGCCGTTTTTCATACCGTGGACCCGATGAACCCGGTGGATCTCTGGTAAGGGTTGCGTCACGTTTGGGGGTCCTCTCcccagcagcacaagcgACTGTCAGCAAAGCTTCTAGGGGCGCAAAGTTGACCCTCTGGCCCTGAAAACGAGCCGAAAGCGTTGCTGTCCCTACGTAGACCGCATTCTCCCTTTTTTGCTGCCGTTCGTTTGCCACGAGAAAGTTCCTTGCGACGAAAACTTATAGCACTTCACCTGCCTCTTTTTCAAACAGCATCAGCATCCATTGCCTGCCGTCACGCTGGGTCACCTAGTGCGTGCAAGGCAAGCCAAGCCTCACGCAAGAAGCGCCCCGTGTGCACTCACCCTTTTCCCATGGTATGCCGGAGAGTgacaaaacaaaaggaaaagaaaacaagaaaatGTAAGTGTGAAGTGACGCTCATCGTTATGGGAATCACACTTTGCACCCACTCAGGTTCGCATTCGCACAGCAacatggtgtgtgtgtgtatgtgtttgtgtggaaGTGTTAGAAGAAAGCGATAGAGGTAGTAGGAAGAGTACGCTGCTGATAACTAGGTTCACCTTCTCAGCTTCTCGTGAAATCTGGCATTCAACCAAAGAAATGCAAAGCGTTAGAAAGTTCACTTTCCgtaacgaaaaaaagggggaacAAGGAGAAAGAGTGGAAAGAAGAGGGGTGAGACACAAAAAAGATAcagacatatatatatatatatattaaAACAACGCAGAAAGGAAAGGTTTCCCGGCAATAACGTTTTGTTCAGTGCTATCAGCCGCAAGAGCGAAAGGAGCGCTGAGAAAAGAAACTTCAAAAGATAAGCGCGTAGGAACATCACACATATGAGCAAGGCTgaaacaaaaaggaaagTCCATTTGCTAGACTCGTCGTTGTCACTGATCAATCTTCTCAAAGGGACATGAGAGTTCTTAAGGGCACTTTTTCGCTTTGTTTTCGCGAGAGAGAACTCCTCAAAATGTCAAAACATAGCAGTATACGGTGGTAGCCGAACCAAAGACATGCGGTACAGCTACTATATACTTTCACGGCAACAGGCAATAGCCAACGCATCGAATTGTCGAAGAAGACGCCACCTAGGACGAAAACGATGCTGTGGATGAGACCTGCACACCTTTTGAAAGTCATGCGCATCGATCGttcgcagcacacacacacacacacacacactcacttCACTGTGCACACGACGCCGACGCAAATGTGTAGATAGACCCATTCGCCTTCGTATCCTTGATAGTGCAGCAGTACGAAGCGAAGCAAACATCACACAGGTTTGAGAACGTCATCGTTGGCCACCATGTTGCTCCCTTACCGGCGACAAGTTTACCCTTCTGCACAAAAATAGAGCACCATTGGACTAAAAAGCAGATGATAAAGAGCGCAACACAAAGCGCAAAGAAAgcaaaacagagagagagagagcgtttttttgtttgggttgggggggggggaatgcGCGTCCGTCTATCGCAAAAAAG
This Leishmania major strain Friedlin complete genome, chromosome 31 DNA region includes the following protein-coding sequences:
- a CDS encoding 5-methyltetrahydropteroyltriglutamate-homocysteine S-methyltransferase, giving the protein MPSLVTTHTLGFPRVGMQRELKKALESYWRGDLTEAALRQVGSDLRKRHLQEQNHRGVALLPVGDFAWYDHVLTTSLMLGNVPPRHRAASDAAVDLDTLFRVARGRAPTGAPAAAAEMTKWFNTNYHYIVPEFTSASATFSVAWPQLFEELEEAKELFDAERLKAVLLGPVTYVYLGKVKGDEPFDRASLLPRLVPVYAEILKRVAALGVTWVQIDEPALVLELDSRWRSAYQETYRGLRAAIGADVKLLLTTYFESVSHHLPLIASLPVNGLHIDLSSQTQSAVDVERALPGDWVLSAGVVNGRNVWRSDLLDAYHLLASLRRRSPGRALWIGTSCSLLHSPINLECETELEPEVKEWLAFAVQKCGELRLLADAVVTESEAVVAAYTAPLRARQQTERVVRKEVRDRVAGLTAADACRLDPFPQRWVVQQETLKLPLWPTTTIGSFPQTSEVRAQRLAYKKGRVDKETYESQLKEHIAYAVQQQEDIGLDVLVHGEAERNDMVEYFGEQLEGFAFTQNGWVQSYGSRCVKPPIIVGDISRPHPMTVSWAAYAQSLTQRPVKGMLTGPVTILCWSFVREDLPRQSVTEQLALAIRDEVCDLERAGIKVIQVDEPGLREGLPLQRSKWEAYLDWASRSFRVSTSGVAPQTQIHTHMCYAEVNDVIKTIASMDADVISIEASRSDMEPLTSFADFTYPNAVGPGVYDIHSPNIPTTQSIVDLLLKATQHLPVRQLWVNPDCGLKTRTWDECRAALQNMVAAATELRRIKPQ